A stretch of Lujinxingia sediminis DNA encodes these proteins:
- a CDS encoding SCP2 sterol-binding domain-containing protein, which produces MSDLNARSIFEEVLPANLKESPDKAKSTNAVYVFNITGDDGGTWTLDFTKDEDFVSEGEGTEADCTITMKDGDFVDMWEGRLSGPQAFMMNKIKIQGNMGLAMKLQNFIG; this is translated from the coding sequence ATGTCTGATCTGAACGCCCGCTCGATCTTCGAAGAAGTGCTTCCCGCCAACCTCAAAGAGAGCCCGGACAAAGCCAAGTCCACCAACGCTGTGTATGTGTTCAACATCACCGGCGATGATGGCGGCACCTGGACCCTCGACTTCACCAAAGATGAAGACTTCGTCAGCGAAGGCGAGGGTACCGAGGCGGATTGCACCATCACCATGAAGGACGGCGACTTTGTCGACATGTGGGAAGGCCGCCTCTCTGGCCCCCAGGCCTTCATGATGAACAAGATCAAGATCCAGGGGAATATGGGCCTGGCGATGAAGTTGCAAAACTTCATCGGTTGA
- a CDS encoding CaiB/BaiF CoA transferase family protein translates to MSATSHTDAAAMFLKGVKVLDLSRLLPGPFASLLLADMGADVLKVEDPQGGDYARYYPPLVDGVGALYASVNRSKRSMTLDLKRAEGREVLERLLEDCDVLLESFRPGVMARLGLDPERLRKRFPGLVICSISGFGQSGPARERAGHDLNFVARAGLLAQNARAGEAPVVPGYQVADLAGGALYAALGMCGALFARSRTGEGAWLDISMSEGALSLMAPAVAMRAAGDPMAPGEGMLSGGLPCYRVYETADGRYMAVAALEPKFWEALVGALEQPELSGRGMLSGEDGEEVASALASIFRSQPQAHWERVLGEVDCCVEPVRELADVIDDAMYKARNTFFELQGVRQVHSPIRVADGRDAGGHRPAPQHGEHTEEVLSALGYERTAIAALRQQGVIA, encoded by the coding sequence ATGAGTGCGACATCCCACACTGACGCGGCCGCTATGTTTCTAAAGGGCGTGAAGGTTCTTGATCTGAGCCGGCTTCTGCCCGGTCCTTTTGCGTCGCTCCTGCTGGCGGATATGGGCGCGGATGTGCTCAAGGTTGAGGACCCGCAAGGGGGTGATTACGCGCGTTATTATCCGCCCCTGGTCGATGGGGTGGGAGCGCTATACGCGAGTGTGAATCGCTCGAAGCGCTCCATGACTCTGGACTTAAAACGTGCGGAGGGGCGCGAGGTCCTGGAGCGGCTCCTGGAGGATTGCGACGTGCTTCTGGAGAGCTTTCGGCCGGGGGTGATGGCCAGGCTGGGGCTTGACCCCGAGAGGTTAAGAAAGCGCTTTCCCGGGCTTGTGATCTGCTCAATCTCAGGTTTCGGGCAGAGCGGGCCGGCTCGCGAGCGGGCTGGCCATGACCTGAACTTTGTGGCGCGCGCCGGGCTCCTTGCCCAGAACGCGCGGGCCGGGGAGGCACCGGTGGTACCGGGCTACCAGGTGGCGGATCTGGCCGGGGGGGCGCTCTACGCGGCGCTGGGGATGTGCGGGGCGCTCTTTGCCCGAAGCCGCACCGGAGAGGGGGCGTGGCTGGATATCTCGATGAGCGAGGGGGCGCTGAGCCTGATGGCACCGGCGGTGGCGATGCGGGCCGCCGGCGATCCGATGGCCCCGGGGGAAGGTATGCTCAGCGGGGGGCTTCCCTGCTACCGCGTCTACGAGACGGCCGATGGGCGGTATATGGCGGTGGCCGCGCTGGAGCCGAAGTTCTGGGAGGCGCTGGTCGGGGCACTGGAGCAGCCGGAGCTCTCGGGCCGGGGAATGCTCAGCGGTGAGGATGGCGAGGAGGTCGCGTCTGCACTTGCGTCGATCTTCCGAAGTCAGCCGCAGGCCCACTGGGAGCGTGTGCTCGGGGAGGTGGACTGTTGTGTGGAGCCGGTGCGTGAGCTTGCAGACGTGATCGATGATGCGATGTACAAAGCTCGAAACACGTTCTTTGAGCTGCAAGGGGTGCGCCAGGTCCACTCTCCGATCCGCGTTGCCGACGGTAGAGACGCCGGGGGGCATCGCCCGGCTCCGCAGCACGGCGAACATACGGAGGAGGTGTTGAGCGCTCTGGGGTATGAGCGCACAGCGATCGCCGCGCTTCGTCAGCAGGGTGTCATTGCCTAA
- a CDS encoding NAD(+)/NADH kinase — translation MSTDVRLLVAYKKSRYEQYVLDQGDQAVAHLIDEGHVSVARLRASHRAHQQSLETILEHLSARGIDFEARYRGDVTDPSGYDLIIAVGGDGTVLDLSHRIVDTPMLAINSDPAASVGYFCAGFASDFQHLLERTLTDAWEPTRLRRFYVCLNGEQVGPPVLNDVLITHANPAAVSTYLLKVGNHPIEGQKSSGIWFSTPAGSTAAIRSAGGYVLPFRSQSFQYLVREPYPPAQGGYRFLKGLVPIDEPFEVVSRMREGRIFLDGPHLALEFGVGATLTIDPDAPPLLLYGLEEDRRTA, via the coding sequence ATGAGCACCGACGTGCGACTGTTGGTCGCCTACAAAAAAAGCCGCTACGAGCAGTATGTCCTCGATCAAGGCGACCAGGCTGTCGCTCATCTGATCGACGAGGGCCACGTCAGCGTGGCTCGCCTGCGCGCCTCCCACCGCGCTCATCAGCAGAGCCTGGAGACGATCCTGGAGCATCTGAGCGCTCGCGGCATCGATTTCGAGGCGCGCTACCGGGGCGATGTGACAGACCCCTCCGGCTACGACCTCATCATCGCCGTTGGAGGCGACGGGACCGTCCTCGATCTTTCCCACCGCATCGTTGATACGCCGATGCTGGCGATCAACAGCGACCCGGCAGCAAGCGTGGGCTACTTCTGCGCGGGATTTGCCTCCGACTTCCAGCACCTTCTCGAGCGCACGCTCACCGATGCCTGGGAGCCGACGCGTCTTCGACGCTTCTATGTCTGCCTCAATGGCGAGCAGGTGGGGCCACCTGTGCTCAACGACGTCTTGATCACGCACGCCAACCCGGCCGCCGTTTCCACCTACCTGCTCAAGGTGGGCAACCACCCGATCGAGGGGCAAAAATCCAGCGGGATCTGGTTTTCGACGCCCGCCGGCTCGACTGCGGCGATCCGCTCGGCCGGCGGCTACGTGCTACCCTTTCGCAGCCAGAGCTTTCAGTACCTTGTGCGGGAGCCATACCCGCCGGCTCAGGGGGGGTACCGCTTCCTCAAGGGGCTTGTCCCCATCGACGAGCCCTTCGAGGTCGTCTCGCGCATGCGGGAGGGGCGCATCTTTCTCGACGGTCCCCACCTTGCCCTGGAGTTCGGCGTGGGGGCGACGTTGACCATCGATCCCGATGCGCCGCCCCTGCTGCTTTACGGGCTTGAGGAAGATCGTCGCACGGCCTGA
- a CDS encoding SPOR domain-containing protein, protein MSRRRHSKPERGLSAGRLILATAVLALVFSAGLIAGQRIMLEDSLPPMVSVGQPALASQRLAPTEASAEGDEADADKSTPRDAIFSFYESLTRPEARPLITRKVAERPEPVAAAPAPKVATTAQAPSVETPEESRPVPTEATKSSAPAPVAPAAAAPAEVRANEDVEAARYTLQVASHPTMERARAEMDKLSTQGLVPHVIAADIPGQGKFYRVRIGKFATVEQARAHQAQLERTREVRTFVTPL, encoded by the coding sequence ATGAGCCGACGACGACATTCAAAACCTGAACGCGGACTGAGCGCAGGCCGTCTTATCCTCGCGACCGCGGTATTGGCCCTGGTGTTTAGCGCCGGGCTGATTGCCGGTCAGCGCATCATGCTCGAAGACAGCCTCCCCCCCATGGTGTCGGTGGGACAGCCCGCTCTGGCCAGCCAGCGTCTGGCCCCCACCGAGGCTTCTGCGGAGGGCGATGAGGCCGATGCCGACAAGAGCACACCGCGCGACGCGATCTTCTCCTTCTACGAGAGCCTCACCCGACCCGAGGCTCGCCCCCTGATCACGCGTAAAGTCGCGGAACGGCCCGAACCGGTTGCCGCAGCCCCCGCTCCCAAAGTGGCGACCACTGCGCAGGCGCCCTCCGTTGAGACTCCAGAGGAATCGCGCCCCGTCCCGACGGAGGCCACCAAAAGTTCAGCCCCTGCTCCGGTCGCCCCGGCCGCAGCCGCCCCCGCCGAAGTCAGAGCAAACGAGGACGTCGAAGCCGCCCGCTACACCCTCCAGGTGGCCTCGCACCCGACCATGGAGCGCGCACGCGCCGAGATGGATAAGCTCAGCACGCAGGGCCTTGTGCCTCATGTGATCGCCGCCGATATCCCTGGCCAGGGCAAGTTCTACCGGGTGCGCATTGGCAAGTTCGCCACCGTAGAACAAGCCCGCGCCCACCAGGCCCAACTCGAGCGCACGCGCGAAGTCCGCACCTTTGTGACACCACTCTGA
- the gltX gene encoding glutamate--tRNA ligase has protein sequence MSVRVRFAPSPTGYLHMGGARTALFNYLFARKEGGTFVLRIEDTDLERSKPEYTQVILDAMEWLGMTPDEGPYYQTQRFDLYKEKIEELLSAGHAYKCFSSPEELEADREKALAEGRKPMYSRKWRDRSDHPDGEPYVVRIKMPLEGTLTIDDMVQGTVTVDVKELDDFIIARSDGSPTYNFVVVVDDATMNISHVIRGNDHLNNTFRQIPVYKALGFDIPTFGHLPLIDGLSKRKGSASVQVYREQGFLQEAIVNYISRLGWSHGDQEIFTMGELESFFGFDHVGRSSSTFDQDKFLWVNSEWMKRLSPEELAKRWLPYLQEAGYSVELNDRLIAITALMRDRVNTMIALTEESHYFFTEDVTYDEKASKKWLKAGGLEGFGALVERLSALEAWNADAIEAVYKEVMAEFELGMAKVAQPTRIALTGATTSPSVYELVATFDRDVAIARLQTGLAYYSEYVGNA, from the coding sequence ATGTCTGTTCGCGTTCGTTTTGCGCCCTCCCCTACCGGATACCTCCATATGGGCGGGGCGCGCACCGCGCTCTTCAACTACCTTTTCGCGCGCAAAGAAGGTGGAACCTTCGTGTTGCGCATCGAAGACACCGACCTTGAGCGCAGCAAGCCCGAGTACACCCAGGTCATTCTTGACGCCATGGAGTGGCTGGGCATGACTCCTGACGAGGGGCCTTACTACCAGACGCAGCGTTTCGACCTATATAAGGAGAAGATTGAGGAGCTGTTGTCTGCCGGCCACGCCTATAAGTGTTTCTCATCACCGGAAGAGCTTGAGGCCGACCGTGAGAAGGCCCTGGCTGAAGGCCGTAAGCCGATGTACTCGCGCAAATGGCGAGATCGCAGCGACCATCCCGATGGCGAGCCCTACGTCGTTCGAATTAAAATGCCTCTGGAGGGCACGCTCACCATCGACGACATGGTGCAGGGCACGGTTACCGTCGACGTCAAAGAGCTCGACGACTTCATTATCGCGCGCAGCGACGGCTCGCCCACCTATAACTTTGTGGTGGTGGTCGACGATGCCACCATGAACATCAGCCACGTGATCCGGGGCAACGACCACCTCAACAATACCTTCCGGCAGATCCCGGTGTACAAGGCACTGGGCTTCGATATCCCGACTTTCGGACACCTGCCGCTTATTGACGGGCTGAGCAAACGCAAGGGCTCGGCCTCGGTGCAGGTATACCGCGAGCAGGGCTTCCTCCAGGAGGCGATCGTCAACTACATCAGCCGCCTGGGCTGGTCGCACGGCGATCAGGAGATTTTCACGATGGGCGAACTCGAGTCGTTCTTCGGCTTCGACCATGTAGGACGCAGCTCCTCCACCTTTGATCAGGATAAGTTCCTGTGGGTGAACTCCGAGTGGATGAAGCGTCTTTCACCCGAGGAGCTGGCAAAACGCTGGCTGCCCTACCTTCAAGAGGCCGGGTACTCGGTCGAACTCAATGATCGCCTTATCGCCATCACCGCGTTGATGCGCGACCGTGTCAACACCATGATCGCGCTCACCGAAGAGAGTCACTACTTCTTTACGGAAGACGTGACCTACGATGAGAAGGCCTCCAAGAAGTGGCTGAAAGCGGGCGGCCTTGAGGGCTTTGGTGCGCTGGTCGAGCGACTGAGCGCGCTTGAAGCCTGGAACGCTGACGCCATTGAGGCCGTCTATAAAGAGGTGATGGCCGAGTTTGAACTCGGGATGGCAAAGGTCGCACAGCCCACCCGCATCGCACTAACCGGAGCGACAACCAGCCCCTCGGTCTACGAGCTCGTTGCGACCTTCGATCGCGACGTTGCCATCGCGCGCCTTCAGACGGGGCTCGCCTATTACAGCGAGTACGTCGGCAATGCCTGA
- a CDS encoding MGMT family protein — MSQDDFTQRVYWLVTRIPFGSVATYGQIAGYAGSPRAARAVGTLLRHSLDNFGELPWQRVINAQGRISFKGDLGRAELQRALLEAEGVDFDQDGRCDLKTYRWQPREIFWDVD; from the coding sequence ATGAGCCAGGACGACTTCACCCAGCGCGTGTACTGGCTCGTGACCCGCATCCCATTCGGGAGCGTGGCGACCTACGGTCAGATCGCCGGCTACGCAGGCAGCCCGCGAGCGGCGCGCGCCGTCGGAACGCTGCTACGCCACTCTCTGGATAACTTCGGAGAGCTTCCCTGGCAGCGGGTTATCAACGCGCAGGGCCGTATCTCGTTTAAAGGCGATCTGGGGCGCGCTGAACTGCAACGCGCGCTCCTGGAAGCTGAAGGCGTAGACTTCGACCAGGACGGGCGCTGCGACCTCAAAACCTACCGCTGGCAACCTCGGGAGATCTTCTGGGATGTCGACTGA